The following coding sequences lie in one Acropora palmata chromosome 3, jaAcrPala1.3, whole genome shotgun sequence genomic window:
- the LOC141877784 gene encoding melanocyte-stimulating hormone receptor-like: MMNKTELKCLFLEVHWQLTPQYITVSVMSCVVSSIFALTSVLGNGTIMFVIWKEKDLHSPAFTLLFCLAVADVLVGLISQPSFVAFKTAELLRKYNVYCNLRLIQFFSGWIIGSVSYLILSAISIDRLLALYLHLRYNSIITVPRVTKLVIVIWLLISIVTASKIWLGDKWVVFPIVVNVFAILTTAFCTYKIFHIARKHLEKINKESQAAIHMNSRAAEAVKCKNSAVTVIYVYVVMLLFYLPFLAVMVVENVRGATSSVQLSYDLVTTFVFLNSSVNPIIYCWRMKQVRSAVKKCFRCRLT, encoded by the coding sequence ATGATGAACAAGACCGAGCTAAAGTGTCTTTTTCTGGAAGTTCATTGGCAACTCACTCCACAGTACATTACAGTGAGTGTGATGTCATGCGTTGTCAGCTCAATATTCGCCTTAACTTCAGTGCTTGGAAATGGCACCATAATGTTTGTcatttggaaagaaaaggaTCTTCATTCACCCGccttcacgttgttgttttgcctgGCGGTGGCGGATGTTCTGGTGGGCTTGATCAGTCAGCCTTCCTTCGTTGCTTTCAAAACAGCGGAGCTTCTGCGAAAGTATAACGTCTACTGTAATCTGAGAttgattcagtttttttccGGCTGGATCATCGGTAGCGTTTCGTACCTAATTCTAAGTGCGATTAGCATTGACAGACTCCTTGCACTTTACCTGCATCTACGATACAACAGTATTATCACCGTTCCAAGAGTTACAAAGCTGGTAATCGTGATTTGgcttttaatttcaattgtGACAGCTTCAAAGATCTGGCTGGGAGACAAATGGGTCGTTTTCCCAATAGTCGTGAATGTCTTCGCCATACTCACAACTGCGTTTTGCACCtacaaaatatttcacattGCGCGCAAGCATCTCGAGAAAATCAATAAAGAATCCCAAGCAGCGATTCACATGAACAGCAGAGCTGCTGAAGCTGTTAAATGtaaaaattcagctgtaacAGTAATTTACGTGTATGTAGTGATGCTTCTTTTCTACCTTCCGTTTCTCGCGGTTATGGTAGTCGAAAACGTTAGAGGCGCGACTTCGTCAGTACAACTTTCCTACGATCTTGTCAcaacatttgttttcttgaacTCTTCGGTAAATCCAATTATTTACTGTTGGAGAATGAAACAGGTACGCAGTGCTGTAAAAAAGTGTTTTAGATGCAGATTAACATAG
- the LOC141877717 gene encoding melanocyte-stimulating hormone receptor-like, which produces MMNKTELKCLFLEVHWQLTPQYITVSVMSCVISSIFALTSVLGNGTIMFVIWKEKDLHSPSHTLLFCLAVADALVGLISQPSFVAFKTAELLRQYDVYCNLRLIQFFSGWIIGSVSYLILSAISIDRLLALCLHLRYNSIVTVPRVTKLVILIWLLISIVTASKIWLGDKWVVFPIVMNVFSIFTTAFCTYKIFHIARKHLEKINKETQAAIHMNSRAAEVVKCQNSALTVIYLYVVMLLFYLPFLAVMVVENVRGVTSSVQLSYDLVTTFVFLNSSVNPIIYCWRMKQVRSAVKKCFRCGLT; this is translated from the coding sequence ATGATGAACAAAACCGAGCTAAAGTGTCTTTTTCTGGAAGTTCATTGGCAACTCACTCCACAGTACATTACAGTGAGTGTGATGTCGTGCGTTATCAGCTCAATATTCGCCTTAACTTCAGTGCTTGGAAATGGCACCATAATGTTTGTcatttggaaagaaaaggaTCTTCATTCACCCTCCcacacgttgttgttttgcctgGCGGTGGCGGATGCTCTGGTGGGCTTGATCAGCCAGCCTTCCTTCGTTGCTTTCAAAACAGCGGAGCTTCTGCGACAGTATGACGTCTACTGTAATCTGAGAttgattcagtttttttccGGCTGGATCATCGGTAGCGTTTCGTACCTAATTCTAAGTGCGATTAGCATTGACAGACTCCTTGCACTTTGCCTGCATCTACGATACAACAGTATTGTCACCGTTCCAAGAGTTACAAAGCTGGTAATCCTGATTTGGCTGTTGATTTCAATTGTGACAGCTTCAAAGATCTGGCTGGGAGACAAATGGGTCGTTTTCCCAATAGTCATGAACGTCTTCTCCATATTCACAACTGCGTTTTGCACCtacaaaatatttcacattGCGCGCAAGCATCTCGAGAAAATCAATAAAGAAACCCAAGCAGCGATTCACATGAACAGCAGAGCTGCTGAAGTTGttaaatgtcaaaattcagctttaaCAGTAATTTACTTGTATGTAGTGATGCTTCTTTTCTACCTTCCATTTCTTGCGGTTATGGTAGTTGAAAACGTTAGAGGCGTGACTTCGTCGGTGCAACTTTCCTACGATCTTGTCAcaacatttgttttcttaaacTCTTCGGTAAATCCAATCATTTACTGTTGGAGAATGAAACAGGTACGCAGCGCTGTTAAAAAGTGTTTTAGATGCGGATTAACGTAG
- the LOC141877687 gene encoding melanocyte-stimulating hormone receptor-like: MMNKTELKCLFLEVHWQLTPQYITVSVMSCVVSSIFALTSVLGNGTIMFVIWKEKDLHSPAFTLLFCLAVADVLVGLISQPSFVAFKTAELLRRYNVYCNLRLIQFFSGWIIGSVSYLILSAISIDRLLALSLHLRYNSIVTVPRVTKLVIMIWILISVVTASKIWLGDKWVVFPIVMKVFSILTTAFCTYKIFHIARKHLNKINAETQAANHMNNRAVEVVKCKNSAVTVIYVYVVMLAFYLPFLAVMLVESVRGVTSSVQLSYDLVTTFVFLNSSVNPIIYCWRMKQVRSAVKKCFRCGLT, from the coding sequence ATGATGAACAAGACCGAGCTAAAGTGTCTTTTTCTGGAAGTTCATTGGCAACTCACTCCACAGTACATTACAGTGAGTGTGATGTCATGCGTTGTCAGCTCAATATTCGCCTTAACTTCAGTGCTTGGAAATGGCACCATAATGTTTGTcatttggaaagaaaaggaTCTTCATTCACCCGccttcacgttgttgttttgcctgGCGGTGGCGGATGTTCTGGTGGGCTTGATCAGCCAGCCTTCCTTCGTTGCTTTCAAAACAGCGGAGCTTCTGCGACGGTATAACGTCTACTGTAATCTGAGAttgattcagtttttttccGGCTGGATCATCGGTAGCGTGTCGTACCTAATTCTAAGTGCGATTAGCATCGACAGACTCCTTGCACTTTCCCTGCATCTACGATACAACAGTATTGTCACCGTTCCAAGAGTTACAAAGCTGGTAATCATGATTTGgattttaatttcagttgtGACAGCTTCAAAGATCTGGCTGGGAGACAAATGGGTCGTTTTCCCAATAGTCATGAAAGTCTTCTCCATACTCACAACTGCGTTTTGCACCtacaaaatatttcacattGCGCGCAAACATCTAAATAAAATCAATGCCGAAACTCAAGCAGCGAATCACATGAACAACAGAGCTGTTGAAGTTGTTAAATGtaaaaattcagctgtaacAGTAATTTACGTGTATGTGGTAATGCTTGCTTTCTATCTTCCATTTCTCGCGGTTATGTTAGTTGAAAGCGTTAGAGGCGTGACGTCGTCAGTACAACTTTCCTACGATCTTGTCAcaacatttgttttcttaaacTCTTCGGTAAATCCAATCATTTACTGTTGGAGAATGAAACAAGTACGCAGTGCTGTTAAAAAGTGTTTCAGATGCGGATTAACATAG